The segment CACATATATTGCCTGCCGCCCTTTCTGGGAAATAGCTCTCGGCAAAAGCAGCACTAGAAGAAGACTTTAATGCTACAATTTACTTGCGCACAACAAATGATAGATGAGAATTTACACTGAATAAGTGATCTCAAAGTACGAATGTTTTATTACCAAATGCTTATGTTTAGTGGTTTTAGGTGAAGCGTGTGGAAAACATCAACTTAACGGATCAGTCATATATCACGATTTCAGATCTCCTGCAGCAAGCAGCCCCTTCGTCTAACTACAGTGCGAGCATGGACATGCAAGTACATCAAGAGTTCACAAAATGGGCCGTAAATCAAGGCGTCGTTATCAATGACGTTTCGCCTTTCCGGTTTCCAGAAAAGGGCCTGGGACTAGTCGCGAACAAGAACTTCGAGGTAAAGTAAAAGCTATATGGAATATCACTCCCTTCGAAAAGTCATGTGCTTGCTAATCTGTAGTAGACAGGTGATATTCTGGTGCAAGTTCCCATAAAGGTGCTCCGTAAAGCTACAGATGTGCCTTCTCAGTTTGCAGCGCTGGCACCTGATATAGCTGTTCATGCTCTTTTCGCTCTATCTCTGGACTCGCTGCTCGGGCCGGAATGGATAGCTACCCTCCCTTCCAAACAGGATATGCATAGCTCCATGCCCTTGTTCTGGGATATCTCATTACAAGAGCTTCTTCCGTACTCATCCCGAGCTCTCCTCATGACGCAAATGGAGAACATTACTTCTGCTTGGACAGCCATCTGCAAAACATTTCCTGAACCCCCCATAACCTACGATGAATTCATATACAACTATAGTATTGTCAACAGTAGGACATTCTACTACCTTTCACCGACTATCAAACCATCCAAGCCACAACCATCAAAAGAGAATCGTCTTGCGTTGAATCCCTTCGCAGACTACATAAACCATAGCTCAGAACCCACCGTTGATGCAACTTTGAGTCGCGCTGGTTACACACGTGAGCAATACCATTCCTTTACTTTCACACCACTTAATCTACCTATATCGTCATCCTAATCCCCATCACATGAACTGTATGAGATATACACCTCTCCATAGAATCTTCGCCTAAACTCATTCCGTAGACACATTAGCCGTCGCTAACCCCTAACAATCTAGTCACGGCCTCGCAACCCATAAAACAGGGCTCCGAAGTGCACATTTCATACGGAAGCCACAACAACGATTTTCTCCTCGTCGAGTATGGCTTTATATTAGAAGACAACCGGTGGGACGAGGTAACTCTGGATCCATGGATAACACCATTGCTGAGTGTGGAGCAAAAAGAGCACCTCGAAGAGACGGGATTTCTCGGTAAATACCTCCTAGATCGAGACACCATTTGTTATCGCACGCAAGTAGTCCTCAGGATTCTATGTCTACCGATAGGtagatggagaagattcgTACAGGGAtctgaggatgaagaggtgTCTGAGGAGGATGCGGGCAAAGTTCTATTGAAAGTACTAATGGCTGGGAAGGTGGAGATCGTGGAAACAATCAAGAAGGTAGAAGAAAGCCAGGCAGGGCTTGAGGGTCAAAGAGAGACGTTGAGCAGACGCTCGAatcaaattgttttgttgttAAATCGAGCGTTACATCGAATTAGATGCTGAACTTCACAAATTTCACCTTGCTTTGTGTGATGGACTTCTTGAGATGTCCCTTCAAAGCCACCAAACCATGGCATGAGGCTCTCACTGCTCTATTGACATTCAGTCAAGCAATGCGCCATCTTGTGTCTTGCAATACACTTTGGACGTCTTGGAAGAGCAAGTATTACTGGCACTCGCAGCATCGTGCGAGATGGGCCAAAAGGGGACAGTGCTACTACACAGAAGGTGGGGGCGTGGTGAAAAGCAATCATCTGACAGCTCAAAATACATTCATCGTGTGAATTACACTTCTATGATACATGCTTATGCTTTATTTTGAAGTACAAGTTAAGAACTGAAAGTGCTCATTATTCCAAATGTCAATTATGCCAGGTCCCCAAATTCAACGCCCTTTCCGCTATCTATACCTCATTCTGGTCTTGGTCTTTTGGCGCCGTGTGGATTCTGCCAGTCGCCACCAGcgctttgattttgttgaaagaATGCAGGATTGAAGTGTGGCTGCATAGGTTGGAAGCCATTCCCGCCTGGTTTCTCGAGTTAGTAACAATCCCCGTATGTCTCTTGTGACATTTAATCTCAGTTGGCAAGAAGCTGTTTCGACGTACCTTGCATTGCACCACCCATCTGTGCCATATTACCCATGTTCATAGGCATTCCCATTCCGCCCATTCCGCCCATTGGCATACCTCCCATGGGCATACCTCCCATCATATTATTTCCCATTCCCCCTCGGCCGCCTCTCATACCCCCAGGTCCACCCCGCATGCCACCCATCATACCTCCACGGTTGAATCCACCAAATTGGTTTCCCATGGGGTTCCCTTGAAATCCGCCTCCCATTGAAGAATTAAAGCCCCCGCCCATAGATCCTCCTGAACCTGAAAAGTTACGGTTAAAATTTCCTTGATTCATGTTCATGCCTCCACGAGAAGAATTGTATCCACCGCCACGACCGCGGAAATTACCACCAAAGTTACCTGAAGTGTGGCTGCCCCTTTCACTGTTGTAACCTCCTGGTCCCGAGCTTGATCGACTGTTTTGGCCTTCTTTCGTGGCGCGGGCTGGCGCGTCTTTGGGTAACGTACGGAATGGATTAACATTTGGGTTGTGGAATGCGACTGTCTGCTTCTTCACATATTGGTGGCCTTCGCCGAAAGCGTCAATCTTTCGCTTCACTGCCGTTGCAGCTTGTTGGGACGTGAATTCCACATAGGCTTGCCTGTGCAGAGAGTCAGTAGATGCTCGGCATTGAAGGATACTGTGTGTAGTAGTTTACCCCTTGCTCTTTCCGTTGACCTTGTGCTCGGAGAAAGTCATCTCCTTAAGCTCATCTTCGACTTGAGCCTGATTGATCCATCCCCGGATATCATCGTCGGTATTCCACCAATGTAGCTCTGATATGAGCAAGGCTGTAGTCGCTCCTTGATCGATTGGGCGATCGTCGGAgccttcctttctctttaCACCTTGTTGTTGAGGGGCCTGTTTGGGAATGTTGAGAATATCTCGTCCAGATTCGTCGGTACTCTTTATCTTTTGTTGCCCTTCAGCGAGTTCGTCCTTCTCATGACTAACCTTGATGTCTACATAATCGTCATCCTGTTCTTCATGTTTACCATTAGTTTCGGCAGCTGATGCGACGGAAGGTTCTACGCCGTCAATCTTGACATCACCCTCATCGTCCTTCTTGAAAATTGTATCCTGTTCAGTGTTGGTATCTCCATAGATATCAATGTCGAACTCGTCATCAGCCATGGCGTCTGAATGTGCACACGAGGTACCTTAACTTTCAAGTGAAGGGTGAGATTTGGTGAAAAAATGATGTTTTGTATTGCTTATGAACAGTGTGAGTTGATGTTATGCCACAGGAAATTGGATTCTGTGAGAAGATAGAAACAGGATCAGCGGGTGAAAACAGAATAAGGGCCATTGGATGGTAAAGTTCAACGCATGTATAGCATTGGAAGCAGAGTCTGAAATACATGGGATAGAATTCAATGAATACGTACACTCCTAAAACCTGGAGGATATTGCTTCAATAAATGAGGTCAAAGTCCGAGAGCCTTCTTTGGCAACTGCAGACAGAATGGAGATATAAGACGAAGCTCTGTGCTTGCAGTctctttgaattttgatgtaaaGAAGCCCAACAGATAATTAAACCTCCTATGCCGAGatattggaagaaagaggcGAGGCAAGAAAATTGTAATCCAGCctgaaattgaaaagcaGAAATGAAGATGTCAGTTGTCCAAATGCCTTGTTCATCAATAGCAGAAGCACAGAGTAACCGAAGCCTTGCCGTACAATTCCGTCCCTCAAACAGCCTTCACGTCCAGTATTTATGGGTTTGCTTGCTTGACTTTGGTGTGTTGGGTTGAGCGGGTGGAGATTGATTGAGTGCGACCAAATTCTCGAGTCGACGTGAAGGTTCGCAATTGGTGTCTCTCGTTGGGACTCTGAGGTACGAGTTTAATACTTGACAACTGTAGGTCGAGCCGGAGGTGTAGTACTTGTGTTCACCatgaattgaaaatcgaCTATCAAGGCAGGATGTATCTGTTCCTATATCATCGAGTTATATGGAAAGAAGCTTGTGCGGCGAGAGTTCCATACAATACTTCGATGTTCGGCGCGGTGTCGCGATGGGCTGAAATCCTAGCAGCTCGAGAGATGTGATAAGTTAATGGAGATGCGTACTTGGGGACGTAAAGATCAATGGTTGAGAAAGGGCAGGTAAAATTAACAAGAAAGGGAGATTTGGCACTGAGACGTCGTTATCGATGAAGAAGACAATGGCGACGATGATATCAGCATGGAGAGAGTTAAGGGAAATGAATggaatctctttctttctttctttctttgattctttcttctcagcTACTGTTGGTGGTCGCGCGCCGCTGAGCTTCAATACCTTTCAATGGCCAGTGCTAATTTGTTACCAGTTAGTTCCCTGTCGATTGTGCATTGTGCATTGTCGGCCGGCTTAGGTAATTATTACGTGATCACTCACGTGTCGTCCGTCCGCGAGTCTTCACTTTCTCGATGCCTGAGGCACGACATCAGCTCTTAGTAGCTTTCGGGTTTTGGAGGTTCTCATTGGATCAATCTGCATGCTTTAATTTCTTGAGCCTACCTTATCTGGCTTCTTCGAAATTCGCCCAACTACCTGGTATCGATTTGCTTCGTTCGCAAcgaaattcgaaatctttgTCAATCATACACTCTCAAAATATCCAACATTGGAACGTCGCCCACAAATTTGTCCTTCGACAAAAGTATAATTGGAAACTCTCAAGAGTCAATTATTTACGTCCTTACTCCCAGCCTTAACTCCTCGACTTCTACACAGCCATGGCGGACCAAATTCAAGAGTTTATGGAGATTCCAAGAGACTTCATCAAGGATGGTACTCAATTTGTCAACAAATGCACAAAGCGTAAGAGCCAGAATTTTCTGTTGATTTCATCGGGTCATTAGATTCTAACATATCATAGCTGATCGTCGCGAGTTCCTCAACATCGCTCGAGCTGTAGCTATGGGATTTCTTATTATGGGAGCCGTTGGATACATCGTAAAATTGATCCATATACCACTCAACAACATATTGGTCGGTGGCGCGTAGTTGGGGGTGGACAATGGACGATGATTCTGCACTACGGTGACTTGGTCGTTCGTGGGAAGGAGGGGGCATTGGACCCGAATCGAACGAGGGCGAGATGGACGAGATGTTGGCGTATAAATGGATGGAGTTTTCGCAAAATCTAAGGATGTATTATATTTGGCCACC is part of the Botrytis cinerea B05.10 chromosome 1, complete sequence genome and harbors:
- the Bcrkm2 gene encoding Bcrkm2, yielding MDMQVHQEFTKWAVNQGVVINDVSPFRFPEKGLGLVANKNFETGDILVQVPIKVLRKATDVPSQFAALAPDIAVHALFALSLDSLLGPEWIATLPSKQDMHSSMPLFWDISLQELLPYSSRALLMTQMENITSAWTAICKTFPEPPITYDEFIYNYSIVNSRTFYYLSPTIKPSKPQPSKENRLALNPFADYINHSSEPTVDATLSRAGYTLTASQPIKQGSEVHISYGSHNNDFLLVEYGFILEDNRWDEVTLDPWITPLLSVEQKEHLEETGFLGKYLLDRDTICYRTQVVLRILCLPIGRWRRFVQGSEDEEVSEEDAGKVLLKVLMAGKVEIVETIKKVEESQAGLEGQRETLSRRSNQIVLLLNRALHRIRC
- the Bcsss1 gene encoding Bcsss1; amino-acid sequence: MADQIQEFMEIPRDFIKDGTQFVNKCTKPDRREFLNIARAVAMGFLIMGAVGYIVKLIHIPLNNILVGGA